In a genomic window of Scyliorhinus torazame isolate Kashiwa2021f chromosome 5, sScyTor2.1, whole genome shotgun sequence:
- the LOC140419400 gene encoding uncharacterized protein, with the protein MEGKSIIHTAGKPYTCCVCCRGFSQSSGLTSHKCNHTEEKPWKCADCGKGFTSPSQLETHRRSHTGERPFPCSKCGKRFTQSSALSTHQQVHTGERPFTCSKCGKGFTRSSALSRHQQIHTGERPFTCSECEKGFSDSSNLQNHQRVHTGERPFTCSECGKGFAISAHLLRHQRVHTDERPFKCPDCGKRCKSSGDLMYHQRVHTDERPFRCSHCGTGFRRSCDLTVHQRIHTEERPFTCAECGKGFIRSSALSTHQRVHTGERPFTCSECGKGFTTSPNLLKHKRGHK; encoded by the coding sequence atggaaggaaaaagcatcattcacactgcggggaaaccgtacacgtgttgtgtgtgttgtcgaggattcagtcaatcatcaggcctcacaagccacaaatgcaatcacactgaggagaaaccgtggaaatgtgcggactgtgggaaaggattcacttccccatcccagctggaaactcatcgacgcagtcacactggggagagaccattcccctgctccaaatgtgggaagagattcactcagtcatccgctctgtccacacaccagcaagttcacactggggagagaccattcacctgctccaagtgtgggaagggattcactcggtcatccgctctgtccagacaccagcaaattcacactggggagagaccattcacctgctcagagtgtgagaagggattcagtgattcatccaacctgcagaatcaccagcgagttcacactggggagaggccgttcacctgctcagagtgtgggaagggatttgctatttcagcccacttgctgagacaccagcgagttcacactgatgagagaccgtttaaatgtccagactgcgggaagcgctgtaaaagttctggggatctgatgtaccatcaacgtgttcacactgacgagagaccgttcaggtgctctcactgcgggactgggtttagACGATCAtgtgacctcactgtacatcagcgaattcacactgaggagaggccattcacctgcgccgagtgtgggaagggattcattcggtcatccgctctgtccacacaccagcgagttcacacaggggagagaccattcacctgctccgagtgtgggaagggattcactacttcacccaacctgctgaaacacaaacgaggccacaagtaa